One window of Planctomycetia bacterium genomic DNA carries:
- a CDS encoding HlyC/CorC family transporter translates to MWTGLIVVCTLVTLLAGTAVVSVRTASRSRLIEALRRIDRGGRLDLFDTHEQAYAVTTLVVRQFGIVLFVILVGRQIGMAGPWHVAPLQVGLISAVWLLFIGAIIPNALARYAGEGFLARTLPVLELVRRVSWPVLGIARVVEEIVRRLVGVSKDVPGDAAEVEREILDALSHGEVSGGVDEAERDIIRSAMTLDDTLVGEIMTPRTDMVGIEQGLAYDEVRRQIIAAGHSRTPVFEETIDHVVGILYTKDLLAVDQPEDFSIRKVMRQATFVPETKDVASCLKDFQANRVHIAIVLDEYGGTAGLVTIEDILEELVGEIADEHDELPPEPIRMIDDRTAEVEARVRIEEINQAMDIQLPGDESYDTIAGFVLARLGRIPKPGESLIEADVRIEVIEARDRAIRRLRVTMLEPASQE, encoded by the coding sequence ATGTGGACCGGTCTCATCGTTGTCTGCACACTTGTGACGCTGCTCGCCGGGACGGCGGTGGTTTCGGTTCGCACGGCTTCGCGGAGTCGATTGATTGAGGCGCTGCGGCGGATCGACCGGGGGGGGCGGCTGGATTTGTTCGACACGCACGAACAGGCCTATGCGGTCACGACGCTGGTGGTGCGACAGTTCGGCATTGTTTTATTTGTCATTCTTGTCGGGCGGCAGATCGGCATGGCCGGTCCGTGGCACGTTGCGCCGCTTCAGGTGGGATTGATTTCCGCGGTCTGGCTTCTGTTCATCGGTGCCATTATTCCGAATGCGTTGGCGCGTTATGCGGGCGAGGGGTTTTTGGCGCGGACGCTGCCGGTGCTGGAGCTGGTGCGACGGGTGTCGTGGCCGGTGCTGGGGATTGCGCGCGTGGTAGAGGAGATCGTTCGACGGCTGGTGGGGGTGTCGAAGGATGTTCCCGGGGACGCGGCGGAGGTGGAGCGGGAGATTCTCGACGCGCTGTCCCACGGTGAAGTGAGCGGAGGGGTGGATGAGGCGGAGCGGGATATCATTCGATCGGCGATGACGCTTGATGATACGCTGGTCGGCGAGATCATGACGCCGCGGACGGACATGGTGGGGATCGAGCAGGGGCTGGCCTACGACGAGGTTCGACGGCAGATCATCGCCGCGGGCCACTCGCGGACGCCGGTTTTTGAAGAGACGATCGATCACGTCGTCGGCATTCTCTACACCAAGGACCTGCTGGCGGTGGATCAGCCGGAGGACTTCTCGATCAGGAAAGTCATGCGTCAGGCGACGTTTGTCCCTGAGACCAAGGACGTCGCGAGCTGTTTGAAGGACTTTCAGGCCAATCGGGTTCACATTGCCATTGTCCTGGACGAGTACGGGGGAACGGCGGGATTGGTCACGATCGAGGATATTCTCGAAGAACTGGTCGGCGAGATCGCTGACGAGCACGATGAACTGCCGCCCGAGCCGATTCGGATGATCGATGACCGTACGGCGGAGGTGGAGGCACGCGTTCGGATTGAAGAGATCAATCAGGCGATGGACATTCAACTTCCGGGGGATGAGTCGTACGACACCATCGCGGGGTTCGTGCTGGCGCGCTTGGGGCGGATTCCGAAGCCCGGCGAGTCGCTGATTGAGGCGGACGTTCGGATCGAGGTGATCGAGGCGCGGGACCGGGCGATCCGGCGTTTGCGCGTGACGATGCTCGAACCTGCTTCGCAGGAGTAA
- a CDS encoding carbon-nitrogen hydrolase family protein — MRVAVVQLVVRMGHRATTLQRALAAFDGAAEADPAPDLILLPSFCDVAEWARGDKDVGERLEGPTLAAIAHRARQWGVFASFGLVERSGNRLAVCSALLDHDGDLVAVRRGEHAGAEQQVASSASGVDVRNTAIGAVGLMNAGDVYQAAGASGDASGQADLLICPGCFLSAGGKGPARGAELTGKMVATARRFGAHFAVADVSTEADGALGGVIGMAMIVAPDGAIVCREAGEVMYADVPVALSGQTPPNRRK; from the coding sequence ATGAGGGTCGCCGTCGTTCAACTCGTGGTACGGATGGGGCATCGGGCGACGACGCTTCAGCGTGCATTGGCGGCATTTGACGGCGCGGCGGAGGCCGATCCGGCGCCGGACCTGATTCTTTTGCCGTCGTTTTGCGATGTGGCGGAGTGGGCGCGGGGAGATAAGGACGTCGGCGAGCGACTTGAGGGGCCGACGCTTGCGGCGATTGCCCATCGGGCTCGACAGTGGGGGGTGTTCGCCAGTTTCGGCCTCGTTGAGCGAAGCGGGAATCGACTTGCGGTGTGCTCGGCGCTGCTGGATCACGATGGCGATCTTGTGGCGGTGAGGCGGGGCGAGCATGCGGGGGCAGAGCAGCAGGTCGCGTCCAGTGCGTCGGGGGTGGACGTGCGGAATACGGCAATCGGCGCTGTTGGACTGATGAATGCGGGGGATGTTTATCAAGCGGCCGGGGCGTCTGGTGATGCGTCGGGGCAGGCGGATTTGCTGATTTGTCCCGGGTGCTTTCTTTCGGCGGGGGGCAAGGGGCCGGCACGGGGAGCGGAACTTACGGGGAAGATGGTCGCGACGGCCAGGCGATTCGGGGCTCACTTTGCCGTGGCGGACGTGAGTACGGAAGCGGACGGAGCTTTGGGCGGAGTTATTGGCATGGCGATGATCGTTGCGCCGGATGGGGCGATCGTTTGCAGGGAGGCGGGCGAGGTCATGTATGCCGATGTTCCCGTTGCTCTGAGTGGGCAGACGCCGCCAAATCGGAGGAAGTAA